From the Hordeum vulgare subsp. vulgare chromosome 1H, MorexV3_pseudomolecules_assembly, whole genome shotgun sequence genome, the window ACACCAGTTCAGAAGTTCCATTTCTAGTTCCAGTGTAACCTTGGAGGAGTTTCTTTCAGGTCCATTCTTAGGAATGAGAATATGAGATTTAGTTTCAAGTATGGAATGAAATTGCTTCCTGTGGCACTCAAGAATGAATTTCCACATCCTAACATGCCTGCACCATAATGACAACAATTTATGGTCAGTCCGCTGAAAAATCTTATCTTGCAATATAGTGGGAGATCGAGAATTCTTCGCAATAAATAAATGAGCAAAAAATACTGTTTGAGGCAATAGCTATCTGCTAGGGATTTTTTTTTTATTAAAGCAAGTTACATAAGAGGCCATATCTGTTTGCATGACAAGTGCCTGCTAAAACGAAACAAGATAACCAAAATTTAGGATGTCCTAACTGAAGCTTAGTTTAGTGGCGCAATCAGAATTTTATTCAAATAAACTGTGATTATAAACACATACTAAAATTAGCTAATCATATGTAATGCTGCGATGGTTCTCATGGAAAAAATATTCTACTAAAACTGTTGCAACATACAGTACTAATAATTCAAAATTGGACATGATAGTAACACATTATAGCGTGGTTTAAACAAGGGCAACAATGTTCCTTTCAACTGCAAAAATATATATAACTGATGGATGTCATCCTAATAATTTCAGTCATAATAAATGCTTGGAATCTCAACCCTTTCAAGATCAACTCAATAGGATAAAAATGTTGAACTAGGCTTCACATACCCCTGAATGAGCTTAACAAGGTGTGGATGTAGCTCGTCATCCCGTAGTATGTGGATCCTCCAAGAAATAACTTTAGCTGATCTAATTGCAATATTGATTCTGGTGAGCAGTGTCCTTATTGAGGCCCGTGTGGAATCAATTTTATATGATTCTGCACCACTCTCATCCAACTCTTTAAGGCGCTTCCATTCTTTGTCATATGTAATCCTCAACTTTTCTTCCTCCTAGAAATATTCAAGGAAAAATGATAATAAGGTGTTTACAAAGAAATCACACGAGAAATGAAAAGCATCACTCCATAGATAGAGATAAAATAAAATTTGACACCTAAATGATACCCAATTTTATGCATATCGAGCCAATGGTCAACCAATGCATTTCAGAGCATACAAGTTCGACCGATGGAAAACAGTAGGTCGAGTTTGACTGCATTATCAGGCATTGAACTTCTGAGAGTTGATCATTATCGGAATCATGGCAGCAGGAATTAAGGCACACTTTTTATGATGAAGAGTAGCATACCATAATCTCCTTATGAAGTCTTTTCTCCCACACATACAATCTGTCCATTATAGAAGACAGGGTATTAATCTCAACACCGCTGGTACTATCGATTCTTTTACTTGAATTCTGAGTTCTGCTGGATGAACCAATAGCTGATTGTTCCGCGTTCTTCACTGGAGGTTCAGAGAACAACAAGGCAAAGGTTCCCATCATCCGTGAAACTATCACTGCGTCAAGGTAATGGCCAAGTTAGCTAACCTACTAAGAAATATCACTAAAAAATGCAGACAAAGCGAGGAAGAACTTTTGTGGTTAGATCATTATGATCAGAAGAAACATACATAATACTATATCTCATACATTATGTTGTGTACTCTGATTAATAATTACTAACAATGGCTATGTGCATCAcaatgatgcagaggccggaggtttAACCTCCATTTTTGGGAAAAACAATATCTCATACGGAGTATATGATACATCAACCTTAGGGAAAAACACAATAGTGCTAAGTTATTACTCGTGTTAACTAAGTTGGCTTGAGCTTGCATAAGAGTCTGGTGCTGTTAGGAATTCAGAGTAAATTTTCAGTATCACAGCAATTGAACATGTATGTACAATCAAATGAAAAGAGAAGTGGGCATACTCACATTTTAAGATCCTGCTCCGCGGTCTGTACCGAATGCTCCCGACCTCAAGGATCCTGGCAACATCATCTCCACAGGACACGGCCGAGTTGAACTGCTCCTTTATCTCCTCCACGACCTCTGCAATATCTCTCGTCCCAAAGATCGGTGGCGGCGCATTCTCTCCGAGCACCATGGATGAGTGCTCCTCTGAGCTTACCCTCTTCACCTTCGCCGGATCATCCCCAACCGGCActgcccctcctcctccagccTTGGCATTGTCACAGTCACAGCTACACACGCTCTCCTCCCCCGATTCGAGAACCGAAGCACTAACGACGCTGTCAATCTCGCACTCGGTGTGCTCCATTGACACCTTCACCTTGGCACTGACATCCAAATTGTCGATCCGGTTCGACGCGGTGCTCTCTACCGCCTTCCTGGCCTTGAGCGACTCCCTCATCGACGACTCgtgttccgtctcctcctccagcTCCGGGATCCCTTCCCTTTCCCTCACCTCGCTGGAGTTGGGGCTGCTCGAGAACGACCCGTCCGGAGCAAACCCCTTTTGATTGTAATGTGGAAGCTCCTGGTTGTAGGAGTCGAACGGGTTGAAGAAATCCCACGGCGACGCTTCCGGCATCGGCATCGGTGGCGGTGGCGCCGGAACCGGAGCCGCCGCCTCCCGGCCACGACGCTCCACCGGCTCCCCCCCTTCCGGCACACCGTACATTGGGTTGCTGTACCCGTATTCGTACCCCATGTAAGAAGGCACATTGGTGGCGAAGTTGCTGTAGCCGTAGGGTTCTTGGTACACCGTGTTGGCCGTGGCCGAGCTGGCCTTCATGTAGTAGGTGTTGGGGACTGCGACATTTGGGATTGGGAACGAAGAAGGGTAGGCGTCGTAGGAGGCGTGCTCCCATGGCATCTCTGGCCTGCCGTCCCACGGCATTTGGGGCATGCCGTCCCACGGCATCTCGGGTCTGCCCTGCCATGGCATGGCAGGCCTGGCCGCTCCAGGCTCTGGGATGTGACGCTGTTGGGGCACTCCAGTCGGCGGCGGGATCTCGCCGTGTCCGTGCCCGGGGGCATCGCAAGCGCAGTCGTCGGCGGAGTCGGGATCAGAGTCGGAGGCGCCGGAGTGGAAGTGGAGGTGGGAGTGGCCGGAGTCGGTGTGCGGGGTGGAGCTGGAGGCGCTGGGCTTCTTGGGCTCGTCGTGGTCGGAGGGGGGCAGCGTGAGCACGGGCGACCCGGGCGGGGAGGCGGCGTGGTGCTCGTGCGCGAACCGCGCGAGCGCGTCGGCCACGCGCGGGAGCGCGCGGAAGTAGGCGGCGTGCGCGGCCGCGAGCGCGGCGCGTTGGTCCCCCGCCGCGAGCATCAGGTCGCGGCGTTCCCGGCAGAGCGCGGCCACCGGGGACACGTCTGCCGCGTCCAGCCGCGAGCTCCGGCACCCCATCCTGCCCTACGCCCTCGCCCGCGACGGCATTGCCCGCCCCCGACGCCGCCAAGTCAGTGCTCCTCTATTCTCGCCGGAAAGAAGGGCAACGAAACAAGCGCGCGGGAGCAAAGGTGGCGTGGGGGCGCGTGAGCTTAGCTAGTCGAGGCGGAGGTGAGCACTGAGCACAACCAAGCGGGAGCTGTGCTCGCGCGCGACGCGAGCGTGGCACGGCACGGGCACGTGGACGAGCTGCGCGGAGGTACGTTTATTATTGAGCATGAGCAGGCACTGACACTGGCAGTGGCGATGGGCTGGGGGTTAAAAGCAGATGCAATGCACTGCTCACTCGGTACAGCAGGATGAGCAAAAAGTGCTTCCTCTTGGCTCACATCACCGGAAAGATGTCTCAGGGTTGCCGGAGACGAGGAGGGGCCATGGATTCGCGGAGGAGTAATAGTACTGATCAGACCTGCGTATGggggcgccgagagagagatgaagaaGGGCTGGCGATTTGTTTTACTGGTATAGTGGTATGGTAAATTGGCAGAACGCGTTTTACCGTGGAAGGACACGAGGTAGGTAAGTTTCAGTGCAGCGGCAGTAAAATCATTGCCTTCCACTCCCATTTCTGtgcgtgacggtgacggtgacagTGTAATATTTACTCGCTCTGCATCCCTGCagagtagtagtactactacgtGCGTTAAATTTGTGCTCCGTGGCGAATCTGATGTGATAACTAGCTGATGCTCCCACATTATGGCCAACTTTGCTGAGCAGAGATCGTCGAAAGATTTTCATTCATCACAGTTACTCCTGTCCCGGATAAGAACCGCTTTGCACAAACAACTGAAATACCGTAAGCTAAACCCCCGTCGTGCAAAGGGCACGGCGCTGATGGTCAAAGATTCTGTACCACTGAAGCGAACCCCTAATTCTGAACTCCCGCGCTTTCCCTCACCCACGCACGCGCGCACACATGACTACGCCACGCATCTCGATCCCATTACGAATTCCGTCTCGCTAAACCAAATCACGTCACGTGGCTCGCTAGAGCGCATCGAGGACGCCACCCCTCCACACCACTCTCGTCTCTCAGTAGATCCAAGAGCTAGCACTGTTCTAGATTCTGGCACGCAGATGCCCGTACTACCTAGctagctgctgctactactgtattTAGGACAGTCCCTGTATTTACTGGAGCGGAGAGGAGACCAGCACTCCTACTTGTGGTGGCCTCGTCTGATTTCTGAAAGGGCAGCAGAGGCACATCACATGCATGCCACGCTAATCACTCATGGCGGAGAGGGAATCAAGACATCACTCATGGCGGACGGAAGGGGAGATAACGTTTAGTTTCAGGATCGTCTGTAGTGTAGAGATCGCCTCGCAGTGGCATCTCATCATCACGCCGGGCCATTGCGGCTTGCGCAAGCTCCTCCGTGCTTGTGCAGAGAAGCGAGGGGGCTGGCTAGGCTTAGCTTAGCAGCTTGCATAATGCGATCCAGATCTGGACTGGACAGCCAGAACCACGGACGAGTTGGCGTCGGGCTGGTGCTACTCCTACTCCTAGCACTGCAAAAGTGGCGTGATTTGGTACTAGTGCTAGCATAACGCTGCCGTTACGGCAGGcacgtagtagtaggaggaggagtagggttacGGGGCTTATGATAGATTATTGAGGCCTCCGATCGAGGGAGGCATGCAGAACGGAGGTGGAGTGCGGTGATAGTAGTGCTTGGAGAAGGACGAGGGGGGTGGGGGCACGTGAGCCGGGTCGAGAGCCAGGACTTTTTGTCCGTCCCGTCTCGTCTCGTCTCGCCTTCGATCGGAGCACGTTGCTTGtttagggggtgtttgtttccacggatttttttggtgtagggactaaaaaaatcttaaaaagtttcatgtgaaacaaacaggagggactttgaaCTAAAGTGGGCTGTTTGGGACTATTTGGAGAAGTACCTTagagggactttttgggactttttcctACCCTGCCCCGCATCGCATCGCGTTATCCGCTCGCTCGTCTCCCTCCAGCCGCTCGCGCTCCCGCTCGCGCTCCCGCTCGCGTCTCCcacctcggccgccgccgccgccgccagttccCTCGGCTCCGCCCAGGCAGCGCCCGCGCCGCAGCAGCCTACCGCTCCTCGgcggcggcctcctcctcctcggtcctgCCCGACAcgctcgaccggagctccgacgcCTACGCGCGcaacgccgccgccgtcggcggCCTCCTCTCCAACCTGCGGTCCCGCGTCTCCCAGGTGCGTGCGCGCCGCcggtctctctctcccttccttgaCCCGACCCCTTCCTCTCCTTGACGAAACGGGAGGCCCTGCAGGTGCTGGGCGGCGGAGGCGCAGGGGCGGTGAAGCGGAACGAAGGGCGGGGAAGCTGCTCCCCAGGAACAACATAgtctttttacatgtcatttaatgacctctagtctttCTTTATTTCCTAAAAACAAATGGATAGAgactagggacttttaagttaagactaaaaaaagtcctcgGACTTTTGgaacaaacagggccttagttaaTCCGCTCAAAGACAAAGAGGACCGTAGTAGGAGTACTGCCATTGCTCCACGCAGCCATGCTGCTACGCATTCACGAGGCCCCAATTCCCGAGGCCTGACTGGGGATGGGGCAGGTCAAAGCGGGGATTGACTGATCGGACCGGTGACAGGTGGCCCCCCCTCCGCCAGCTTAATTGATTGTACTCCTACTTGTCGCCGTCGCAGTTGCCGTCGCTAGCCACTCGCCGGCGTAGGGTATTGCCACACCGACAGCGACAGCGACACGGAGGGCAAAGGCGTGGGATGCATTTCCGGTAGTACTAGCTACGGGCGGGCCGGCACGGCGGAGTGGCCTCCCTGCGGCGAGTACGAGTGAGTGCTAGGGCTAACGTGCAGCGCAGAGAGCAAAACGACGCGTTGTGACGCGTACTGCCGGCGGTGGGGCCTGCTCCTGCTCCGGCCGTGTGCGGCATGAGGAATTGAGGACATGGCCTCTTTCGGACGGACGGTGAGGGGCGGGGGAGTGGCACGAAAAGTGCCTGCTGAGGCCCAGCTCCACTGAGCTCATTACTTTTTTTTCAGCGAAAATACCTTTTTTTGCACCTAactttttttgtaaaaatatatGTGTAAACATATATCTGTAGAGTATGTGTACAGAATTTCATGAACATATATATTCAAACATGTAAATATATTTTGTTTGCACAACGAGCTCCATGGAGCTCGGTTCGTTGCAACGCCATTCTCGGATGTGGCAGCTTCACTACTACTAGACGGCCCGCTCTGAGTGAGTACGCTCGGCTTTTTCGTAATGGAGGTCTGCACTTGCATGAGCAGTGCCGGAGGGTTTTAGTGTTTGCTGGTGTGGAGCTGTTGGGCACCGGCGTGAAAGGCTGAAGGATCTCGTCGGAGCAGGGCGGTGCGGGGATTTCATTTTCCGATGGTGGTGAATGGAGTCCCGAGTCTGCATTCTGCAACAACGTTCCCGTTGTCTATGGGCGTGGAGTTTTTTTTTTCGGGTAAGAATAATCCATGAGAGAGA encodes:
- the LOC123400103 gene encoding protein ROLLING AND ERECT LEAF 2-like, whose translation is MGCRSSRLDAADVSPVAALCRERRDLMLAAGDQRAALAAAHAAYFRALPRVADALARFAHEHHAASPPGSPVLTLPPSDHDEPKKPSASSSTPHTDSGHSHLHFHSGASDSDPDSADDCACDAPGHGHGEIPPPTGVPQQRHIPEPGAARPAMPWQGRPEMPWDGMPQMPWDGRPEMPWEHASYDAYPSSFPIPNVAVPNTYYMKASSATANTVYQEPYGYSNFATNVPSYMGYEYGYSNPMYGVPEGGEPVERRGREAAAPVPAPPPPMPMPEASPWDFFNPFDSYNQELPHYNQKGFAPDGSFSSSPNSSEVREREGIPELEEETEHESSMRESLKARKAVESTASNRIDNLDVSAKVKVSMEHTECEIDSVVSASVLESGEESVCSCDCDNAKAGGGGAVPVGDDPAKVKRVSSEEHSSMVLGENAPPPIFGTRDIAEVVEEIKEQFNSAVSCGDDVARILEVGSIRYRPRSRILKLIVSRMMGTFALLFSEPPVKNAEQSAIGSSSRTQNSSKRIDSTSGVEINTLSSIMDRLYVWEKRLHKEIMEEEKLRITYDKEWKRLKELDESGAESYKIDSTRASIRTLLTRINIAIRSAKVISWRIHILRDDELHPHLVKLIQGHVRMWKFILECHRKQFHSILETKSHILIPKNGPERNSSKVTLELEMELLNWCSCFRNWIISQKAYIETLNGWLLKWLPQEKEETSDGIAPFSPGRLGAPGVFITANDWCQTMKRIPEGAVVDAMEAFAVNVHILWERQDEAQQQKMKADYLSRDFSKRLKSHQKDQVLPGHPKAGKAVLPNSDNGRAVDSRMVALDALHTRLDEQRARHEETVREIQESSATDLKAGLAPIFEALESFTQETLKGYENVRVPNSGIV